A region from the Amycolatopsis camponoti genome encodes:
- a CDS encoding class I SAM-dependent methyltransferase has protein sequence MTSIELLADALAAYRAGDRDQAAELAAQAGLAGSSLAGELRTYLAGDGSASVYDQPSAFTAFIRGGGNVGLYRALSTALATRYDDAKPESLLDLGCGDGLAVVPALEQASHTPPRIDLVEPSAALLEGVHERVPSATCWQSTAQEFLARDDLGWDFVQSTFALQSIEPEQRAEVLRALQPRTGTLVLAEFDVPEYAEGSPEHLRSLVERYERGVAEYGDDASLVAQGFLLPVLLGLVAGQERTNWEQPAAAWAEQLKTAGFTEVVVEPLADYWWSPAVLITAC, from the coding sequence ATGACCTCGATCGAGCTGCTCGCCGACGCCCTCGCCGCCTACCGCGCCGGTGACCGCGACCAAGCCGCCGAACTCGCTGCCCAGGCCGGTCTCGCCGGCTCGTCGCTGGCCGGAGAACTGCGCACCTACCTCGCCGGCGACGGCTCGGCCTCGGTGTACGACCAGCCGAGCGCGTTCACGGCGTTCATCCGCGGCGGCGGCAACGTCGGGCTGTACCGGGCGCTGAGCACCGCCCTCGCCACCCGCTACGACGACGCGAAGCCGGAGTCGCTGCTCGACCTGGGCTGCGGCGACGGCCTGGCGGTCGTGCCCGCGCTGGAGCAGGCCTCGCACACGCCCCCGCGGATCGACCTCGTCGAACCGTCGGCCGCCCTGCTCGAGGGCGTCCACGAACGGGTGCCGTCGGCGACCTGCTGGCAGTCGACCGCGCAGGAGTTCCTGGCCCGGGACGACCTCGGCTGGGACTTCGTCCAGTCGACGTTCGCCCTGCAGTCCATCGAGCCGGAGCAGCGGGCCGAGGTGCTGCGCGCGCTGCAGCCGCGCACCGGGACGCTGGTCCTCGCCGAGTTCGACGTCCCGGAGTACGCCGAAGGCTCGCCGGAGCACCTTCGCTCGCTGGTCGAGCGTTACGAGCGCGGAGTCGCCGAGTACGGCGATGACGCCTCGCTCGTCGCGCAGGGCTTCCTGCTGCCGGTCCTGCTCGGTCTCGTCGCCGGGCAGGAGCGGACGAACTGGGAGCAGCCGGCCGCCGCGTGGGCCGAGCAGCTGAAGACGGCGGGCTTCACCGAGGTCGTCGTCGAACCGCTCGCCGACTACTGGTGGTCGCCCGCCGTCCTGATCACTGCCTGCTGA
- a CDS encoding sensor histidine kinase gives MSTEAPDSPKAARGGSFFVALLRQGAPAIATATSELSDEVGDPTPIHALKRISKMAGPIDPSRRDGLLLRATRYVVLIPLAFRLLAVPGQFGVYAFQHGATGLLPVGVFTLLSVAVNLIGFRWMFRSAPYRGRDAGKLLAVDLVFTVLSPLVLALTVPAQGYFDALAVSSVHLLGEAGLLTLALGVPSGLVFGLASFPLRMLANWINTGGFHVGAAFSTSTALLAELFLAAAALVLTGLGTRLALAYGTRNGRLAERAQQHRMLHDTVLQTLEAMALSGTSNAEERLVEIQRLARAQAMEIRHTIETAKSERAEAGARPLGEKLAALAAEMARDGLRAQLVVAELDDDTLSEVRQIAIRDAVREALRNTMKHSGTDRVVVRVEEREGGIAVITRDHGSGFSAADHPAGFGISESITARLAEVGGTSLVESGLAGGGTRVTLWVPF, from the coding sequence ATGTCCACCGAAGCGCCCGACTCGCCGAAAGCGGCGCGTGGGGGCAGCTTCTTCGTGGCGCTGCTGCGGCAGGGCGCGCCGGCGATCGCCACGGCCACCAGCGAACTCTCGGACGAGGTCGGCGACCCGACCCCGATCCACGCGCTGAAGCGGATCTCGAAGATGGCCGGGCCGATCGACCCGAGCCGGCGCGACGGCCTGCTGCTGCGCGCCACCCGGTACGTCGTGCTCATCCCGCTGGCCTTCCGGCTGCTCGCCGTGCCGGGCCAGTTCGGCGTCTACGCGTTCCAGCACGGGGCGACCGGGCTGCTGCCGGTCGGGGTGTTCACCCTGCTCTCGGTCGCGGTGAACCTGATCGGCTTCCGCTGGATGTTCCGCTCGGCGCCGTACCGCGGCCGGGACGCGGGCAAGCTGCTGGCCGTCGACCTGGTCTTCACCGTGCTTTCGCCGCTGGTCCTCGCGCTGACCGTGCCGGCGCAGGGGTACTTCGACGCGCTGGCGGTCAGCAGCGTCCACCTCCTCGGCGAGGCCGGCCTGCTGACGCTCGCGCTCGGGGTCCCCAGCGGGCTCGTGTTCGGCCTCGCGAGCTTCCCGCTGCGGATGCTCGCGAACTGGATCAACACCGGCGGGTTCCACGTCGGAGCCGCGTTCTCGACCTCGACGGCGCTGCTCGCCGAGCTCTTCCTGGCCGCCGCCGCGCTGGTGCTGACCGGGCTCGGCACCCGGCTGGCGCTGGCCTACGGCACCCGCAACGGCCGGCTGGCCGAGCGTGCCCAGCAGCACCGGATGCTGCACGACACCGTGCTGCAGACCCTCGAGGCGATGGCGCTGTCCGGGACATCGAACGCCGAAGAGCGGCTGGTCGAGATCCAGCGGCTCGCCCGCGCCCAGGCGATGGAGATCCGGCACACGATCGAGACGGCGAAGTCCGAACGGGCCGAGGCCGGCGCGCGGCCGCTGGGCGAGAAGCTCGCCGCGCTCGCCGCCGAGATGGCCCGCGACGGGCTGCGCGCCCAGCTCGTGGTGGCCGAGCTGGACGACGACACGCTGTCGGAGGTCCGGCAGATCGCCATCCGCGACGCCGTGCGCGAGGCCCTGCGGAACACGATGAAGCACTCCGGCACCGACCGGGTCGTGGTGCGCGTCGAGGAGCGCGAAGGCGGGATCGCGGTGATCACCCGCGACCACGGTTCCGGCTTCAGCGCGGCCGATCACCCGGCCGGGTTCGGCATCAGCGAGTCCATCACCGCGCGGCTGGCCGAGGTCGGCGGGACTTCGCTGGTCGAATCGGGACTCGCCGGTGGGGGCACGCGGGTGACGTTGTGGGTCCCGTTCTGA
- a CDS encoding CCA tRNA nucleotidyltransferase yields the protein MNDVVAKENAVVELMRLSPLADELAERFARAGHRLYLVGGSVRDALLGRRSGDLDFTTDARPDRVLKIVSDWGDAVWDVGIAFGTVGVTKKGMQLEITTFRADSYDRVGRNPEVTFGDSIEGDLLRRDFTVNAMAVELATKTFIDPHDGLGALREKVLDTPATPQESFADDPLRMLRAARFAAQLGFTAAPRVVDAMASMAGEIDRITAERVQAELSKLLLADDPRPGLELLVETGLGDRVLPEVPGMRLAIDEHHQHKDVYEHSLTVLAQAIDLEKSHEPTSEPDLILRLAALLHDVGKPATREFQPGGGVSFHHHEVVGARMARKRLRALKFSKEIIDDVSQLVFLHLRFHGYGKGEWTDSAVRRYVTDAGPLLTRLHKLVRADCTTRNRRKAAALQATYDDLEARIATLKAKEDLDRVRPDLNGEQIMELLGIKPGPDVGKAWKFLKELRLDRGPLEHDDAVAELKKWAAEQGIGNS from the coding sequence GTGAACGACGTGGTCGCCAAGGAGAACGCGGTGGTCGAGCTGATGCGGCTCTCCCCCCTGGCGGACGAGCTGGCCGAGAGGTTCGCCCGGGCCGGGCACCGCCTGTACCTCGTGGGCGGGAGCGTGCGCGACGCGCTGCTCGGCCGGCGCTCCGGCGATCTCGACTTCACCACCGACGCGCGCCCCGACCGGGTGCTGAAGATCGTCAGCGACTGGGGCGACGCGGTCTGGGACGTCGGCATCGCGTTCGGCACGGTCGGCGTGACGAAGAAGGGCATGCAGCTCGAGATCACGACGTTCCGCGCGGACAGCTACGACCGCGTCGGCCGCAACCCCGAGGTCACCTTCGGCGACAGCATCGAGGGCGACCTGCTCCGCCGCGACTTCACGGTCAACGCGATGGCCGTCGAGCTGGCGACGAAGACGTTCATCGACCCGCACGACGGCCTGGGCGCGCTGCGGGAGAAGGTGCTCGACACGCCGGCGACGCCGCAGGAGTCGTTCGCCGACGACCCGCTGCGGATGCTGCGGGCCGCCCGCTTCGCCGCTCAGCTCGGCTTCACCGCCGCGCCGCGGGTCGTCGACGCGATGGCGTCGATGGCGGGCGAGATCGACCGGATCACCGCCGAGCGCGTCCAGGCCGAGCTCTCGAAGCTGCTGCTCGCGGACGACCCCCGGCCCGGGCTGGAGCTGCTGGTCGAGACCGGCCTCGGCGACCGCGTGCTGCCCGAGGTGCCCGGGATGCGGCTGGCGATCGACGAGCACCACCAGCACAAGGACGTCTACGAGCACTCGCTGACCGTGCTCGCCCAGGCGATCGACCTGGAGAAGTCGCACGAGCCGACGTCCGAGCCGGACCTGATCCTGCGGCTGGCGGCGCTGCTGCACGACGTCGGCAAGCCGGCGACGCGCGAGTTCCAGCCGGGCGGCGGCGTGAGCTTCCACCACCACGAAGTCGTCGGGGCGCGGATGGCCCGCAAACGTTTGCGGGCGCTGAAGTTCTCCAAGGAGATCATCGACGACGTCTCCCAGCTCGTGTTCCTCCACCTGCGGTTCCACGGCTACGGCAAGGGCGAGTGGACGGACTCGGCGGTCCGCCGGTACGTCACCGACGCCGGCCCGCTGCTGACCCGGCTGCACAAGCTCGTCCGCGCCGACTGCACCACGCGCAACCGCCGGAAGGCGGCGGCGCTGCAGGCGACCTACGACGACCTCGAGGCCCGCATCGCCACGCTCAAGGCCAAGGAGGACCTCGACCGCGTGCGGCCGGACCTCAACGGCGAGCAGATCATGGAGCTGCTCGGCATCAAGCCGGGGCCGGACGTCGGCAAGGCGTGGAAGTTCCTCAAGGAGCTGCGCCTGGACCGCGGCCCGCTGGAGCACGACGACGCCGTGGCGGAGCTGAAGAAGTGGGCTGCCGAGCAGGGAATCGGAAACTCCTGA
- a CDS encoding NUDIX hydrolase yields the protein MSGSAGRPGASKPRRRRRRQRGRRLTTVDETSAGGLVVDAEREQAVLIGRLDRHGRLLWSLPKGHIEDGETVEQTAVREVKEETGISARVLRPLGTIDYWFVAERRRIHKTVHHFLLEALGGELSDEDVEVTEVAWVPLAELETKLAYSDERKLVRKASQMLKELFARPDVHGRDEHAPEGAPE from the coding sequence ATGTCTGGATCAGCCGGCCGCCCCGGCGCCTCGAAGCCGCGGAGGCGGCGGAGGCGTCAACGCGGCAGGCGCCTGACCACGGTCGACGAGACGTCGGCCGGTGGCCTCGTGGTGGACGCCGAGCGCGAACAGGCGGTGCTGATCGGCCGGCTCGACCGGCACGGCAGACTGCTGTGGTCGCTGCCCAAGGGCCACATCGAGGACGGTGAGACGGTGGAACAGACGGCCGTGCGCGAGGTCAAGGAGGAAACCGGCATCTCCGCGCGCGTGCTCCGGCCACTGGGCACCATCGACTACTGGTTCGTGGCCGAGCGGCGGCGCATCCACAAGACCGTCCACCACTTCCTGCTCGAAGCGCTCGGCGGCGAGCTCTCCGACGAAGACGTCGAGGTCACCGAGGTGGCCTGGGTCCCGCTGGCCGAGCTGGAGACCAAACTCGCCTACTCCGACGAGCGGAAGCTCGTCCGGAAGGCCAGTCAGATGCTGAAGGAACTTTTCGCGCGCCCGGACGTCCACGGACGAGACGAGCACGCCCCTGAGGGAGCCCCCGAGTGA
- a CDS encoding DUF6049 family protein yields MKRFAAAFLSVLFLAVPALAGATVAQAEEGARLRVELNELNPRVVTSSTTTLTVSGTVTNTGDRKVNRPQVRLQVGDRVATSRGVNDVLSGAVIKDSPLTDFASVADALEPGQSAPLNITVNLTGSKALFSRPGVYPLLVNVNGTPEFGGPARLGAVSMLMPVLAGPGKPAGHSSVGAPSMTLLWPLTGSVPQVYAAPYGRPLVLRDDKLADEIGPEGRLNALVTAATTAVRSDSNLAKSMCFALDPDLLATVAAMGRGYQVHTGNGNVDGKGVQTANTWLASLRSLLTGRCAVALPFADADLNTVSRIRPGDPILVAQAAAAAATIQQLAGIAPQTGVLWPDGTLNEAVLTALTQAGVKTVLTDAAKIAPAGAGGGVTVQGGTVRAQPTDSLISAAMTGVPSVPDSVTVAANTEPAISSQNGLGALAFRAGLGLPAGQERPNHLLVAPPRRWDAPAAELTAYLQQVGDFLNAGLVTAQSLPSLLNADPQASGAVGDGGQNPDAAIDPTVVSTLAKLDDQATGMASAMQLDPTKRVKPEDVVAPVRLAELRGASTGWRGLPADAATANAQAEIGAISDQVSVRQPQQTIALASGNSPLPVYVVNDLPVGITARFALSNNTGLRSDDRKEVAFPAGGGRQYFLPVEALRAGRFSVDVSLSTPTGTPLGSSARFELTSTEYGAITIIATVAAGVALLLLASRRIYRRVKDARAGRDLVD; encoded by the coding sequence GTGAAGCGGTTCGCCGCAGCCTTCCTTTCCGTCCTCTTCCTGGCCGTCCCCGCCCTCGCCGGAGCCACGGTGGCCCAGGCGGAGGAGGGCGCACGCCTGCGCGTCGAGCTGAACGAGCTCAACCCGCGCGTGGTCACCAGCTCGACGACGACGCTGACCGTGTCCGGCACGGTGACCAACACCGGCGACCGCAAGGTCAACCGGCCGCAGGTGCGCCTGCAGGTCGGCGACCGGGTCGCGACCTCGCGCGGGGTCAACGACGTGCTGTCGGGTGCCGTCATCAAGGACTCCCCGCTGACCGACTTCGCCTCGGTCGCGGACGCGCTGGAGCCCGGGCAGAGCGCGCCGCTGAACATCACGGTGAACCTGACCGGGTCGAAGGCGCTGTTCAGCCGTCCCGGCGTCTACCCGCTGCTGGTGAACGTCAACGGCACGCCGGAGTTCGGCGGGCCCGCCCGGCTGGGCGCGGTCAGCATGCTGATGCCGGTGCTGGCCGGGCCGGGCAAGCCGGCCGGGCACTCGTCGGTGGGCGCGCCGAGCATGACCCTGCTCTGGCCGCTGACCGGCAGCGTCCCGCAGGTCTACGCGGCGCCGTACGGCCGACCGCTGGTGCTGCGCGACGACAAGCTGGCCGACGAGATCGGCCCCGAAGGCCGGCTGAACGCGCTGGTCACCGCGGCGACCACGGCCGTGCGCAGCGACTCGAACCTCGCGAAGTCGATGTGCTTCGCGCTCGACCCGGACCTGCTGGCGACCGTCGCCGCGATGGGCCGCGGCTACCAGGTGCACACCGGCAACGGGAACGTCGACGGCAAGGGCGTCCAGACCGCGAACACGTGGCTTGCCTCGTTGCGCTCCCTGCTGACCGGCCGGTGCGCGGTGGCGCTGCCCTTCGCCGACGCCGACCTCAACACCGTCTCGCGGATCCGCCCCGGCGACCCGATCCTGGTGGCCCAGGCGGCCGCGGCCGCCGCCACGATCCAGCAGCTGGCCGGCATCGCGCCGCAGACCGGCGTGCTCTGGCCGGACGGCACCCTCAACGAGGCGGTGCTGACCGCGCTGACCCAGGCCGGCGTCAAGACCGTCCTGACGGACGCGGCGAAGATCGCGCCCGCCGGCGCGGGCGGCGGGGTCACCGTGCAGGGCGGCACGGTCCGGGCCCAGCCGACCGACTCGCTGATCTCCGCGGCCATGACCGGCGTGCCGAGCGTGCCCGACTCGGTCACCGTCGCCGCGAACACCGAACCGGCGATCTCCAGCCAGAACGGCCTCGGCGCGCTCGCCTTCCGGGCCGGCCTCGGCCTGCCGGCCGGGCAGGAGCGTCCGAACCACCTCCTGGTCGCCCCGCCGCGGCGGTGGGACGCCCCGGCCGCCGAGCTCACGGCGTACCTCCAGCAGGTCGGCGACTTCCTCAACGCCGGGCTGGTCACGGCGCAGTCGCTCCCGTCGCTGCTGAACGCCGACCCGCAGGCCTCCGGCGCGGTCGGCGACGGCGGCCAGAACCCGGACGCGGCCATCGACCCCACCGTCGTCTCGACGCTGGCGAAGCTCGACGACCAGGCCACCGGGATGGCGTCCGCGATGCAGCTGGACCCGACCAAGCGGGTGAAGCCGGAGGACGTCGTCGCGCCGGTCCGGCTGGCCGAGCTGCGGGGCGCGTCCACCGGCTGGCGGGGCCTGCCCGCCGACGCGGCGACCGCGAACGCGCAGGCCGAGATCGGGGCCATCAGCGACCAGGTGAGCGTCCGGCAGCCGCAGCAGACCATCGCGCTGGCGTCCGGCAACTCGCCGCTGCCGGTGTATGTGGTGAACGACCTGCCGGTCGGGATCACCGCGCGGTTCGCGCTCAGCAACAACACCGGGCTGCGCTCGGACGACCGCAAGGAGGTCGCGTTCCCCGCGGGCGGCGGCCGGCAGTACTTCCTCCCCGTGGAGGCGCTGCGGGCCGGCCGGTTCAGCGTCGATGTGTCGTTGAGCACGCCCACCGGTACCCCGCTCGGGTCATCCGCGCGCTTCGAGCTGACGTCGACGGAGTACGGCGCGATCACCATCATCGCGACCGTCGCCGCAGGTGTGGCCCTACTTCTGCTGGCCTCCCGGCGCATCTACCGGCGGGTCAAGGACGCCCGCGCGGGTCGCGACTTGGTGGACTGA
- the murJ gene encoding murein biosynthesis integral membrane protein MurJ, translated as MPPPGPPGPPSAQGRLPQPVPPSTPAQGNPAPGTPPPGIPVPPRGRGSRRPAPVRPWQEEAQRPPDPEATRFIPRTAGVPMNSRWPVADPDVMRPYDALATQVMPALKTPLVKPVEPGAEAPAKAPSLAKASGRMAIASLISRITGFLWKLLLVAAIGQGIANDSFNVANTMPNIIFELLMGGVLASVVVPLLVRSQDEPDGGAAYTQRLITVAFSLLLVGTVVAVLAAPAFTSLYVDGSGQASSSLTTAFAYLLLPEIFFYGVFALLSAVLNAKQIFGPTAWAPVINNLVVIFTIMVVWVMPGDIDTAHPSITDPKVLTLGIGVTGGIIAQAFLLVPPLLRSGFRFKWRWGIDKQMKEFGGLALWILGYVAVSQVGYTINTRVLTSGSPGGVTAYSNAWLLFQLPYGVIGVSLLTAIMPRMSRAAADGDHKKLIGDLSYASRMSTVMLVPISAVMTVVGGSIGIALFTFGKGTIETAERLGDALAISAFALLPYALVMLQMRVFYAMKDARTPTLIMIVMTLVKVPLLYLCPVLLSPDNVVLGVMMVNALTFVVGAILGQVWLWVTLGNLRSKRVIGVILFTVVASGLGVGAAWVAGQIVPDSFGPTLGAWVKLLLQGIVGIVVSFGVLMALKVEELKPATSRFTRLIKRG; from the coding sequence GTGCCGCCGCCGGGTCCGCCGGGACCGCCGTCGGCCCAGGGACGGCTGCCGCAGCCGGTCCCGCCGTCGACCCCGGCCCAGGGCAACCCGGCTCCCGGCACACCGCCGCCCGGCATCCCGGTGCCTCCGCGCGGCCGCGGGTCGCGGCGTCCCGCGCCGGTCCGGCCGTGGCAGGAGGAGGCCCAGCGCCCGCCCGACCCGGAGGCCACGCGGTTCATCCCGCGCACCGCCGGCGTCCCGATGAACTCGCGCTGGCCGGTCGCCGACCCGGACGTCATGCGCCCGTACGACGCGCTGGCCACCCAGGTCATGCCGGCGCTCAAGACGCCGCTCGTCAAGCCGGTCGAGCCGGGCGCGGAAGCCCCGGCCAAGGCGCCGTCGCTGGCGAAGGCGTCGGGCCGGATGGCGATCGCGTCGCTGATCAGCCGGATCACCGGCTTCCTGTGGAAGCTGCTGCTGGTCGCCGCGATCGGCCAGGGCATCGCGAACGACTCGTTCAACGTCGCCAACACGATGCCGAACATCATCTTCGAGCTGCTGATGGGTGGCGTCCTCGCCAGCGTGGTGGTGCCGCTGCTGGTGCGCTCCCAGGACGAGCCCGACGGCGGCGCGGCCTACACCCAGCGGCTGATCACGGTGGCGTTCTCGCTGCTGCTGGTCGGCACGGTGGTCGCGGTGCTCGCGGCCCCGGCGTTCACCAGCCTCTACGTCGACGGCTCCGGCCAGGCCAGCTCGTCGCTGACCACGGCGTTCGCCTACCTCCTGCTGCCGGAGATCTTCTTCTACGGCGTGTTCGCGCTGCTCTCGGCGGTGCTCAACGCCAAGCAGATCTTCGGCCCGACGGCGTGGGCACCGGTGATCAACAACCTGGTCGTCATCTTCACGATCATGGTCGTCTGGGTCATGCCGGGGGACATCGACACCGCCCACCCGTCGATCACCGACCCGAAGGTGCTGACGCTCGGCATCGGCGTCACGGGCGGCATCATCGCCCAGGCCTTCCTGCTGGTGCCGCCGCTGCTGCGCTCGGGCTTCCGGTTCAAGTGGCGCTGGGGCATCGACAAGCAGATGAAGGAGTTCGGCGGGCTCGCGCTGTGGATCCTCGGCTACGTCGCGGTCAGCCAGGTGGGGTACACGATCAACACGCGCGTGCTGACCAGCGGTTCACCCGGTGGTGTGACCGCGTACAGCAACGCCTGGCTGCTCTTCCAGCTGCCGTACGGCGTCATCGGCGTCTCGCTGCTGACGGCGATCATGCCGCGGATGAGCCGCGCGGCCGCCGACGGCGACCACAAGAAGCTGATCGGCGACCTGTCGTACGCGTCCCGGATGTCGACGGTGATGCTCGTCCCGATCTCCGCCGTGATGACCGTGGTCGGCGGCTCGATCGGCATCGCGCTGTTCACCTTCGGCAAGGGCACGATCGAGACCGCCGAGCGGCTCGGCGACGCGCTCGCGATCTCGGCGTTCGCGCTGCTGCCGTACGCACTGGTCATGCTCCAGATGCGCGTCTTCTACGCCATGAAGGACGCCCGCACGCCGACGCTGATCATGATCGTGATGACGCTGGTCAAGGTGCCGCTGCTGTACCTGTGCCCGGTGCTGCTGTCGCCGGACAACGTCGTGCTCGGCGTCATGATGGTCAACGCGCTGACGTTCGTCGTCGGGGCGATCCTCGGCCAGGTGTGGCTTTGGGTGACTTTGGGCAACCTGCGGAGCAAGCGGGTGATCGGCGTGATCCTGTTCACGGTCGTCGCCAGCGGGCTCGGCGTCGGCGCGGCCTGGGTGGCCGGGCAGATCGTGCCGGACTCGTTCGGGCCGACCCTCGGCGCATGGGTCAAGCTGTTGCTGCAGGGCATCGTGGGGATCGTCGTCTCGTTCGGCGTGCTCATGGCGCTGAAGGTCGAGGAGCTGAAACCGGCGACGTCGAGGTTCACCCGGTTGATCAAGCGGGGGTAA
- a CDS encoding protein kinase family protein, giving the protein MDTRRSEQAGGANHVGKAQVGSLAPGRVVGDGRYRLLAQFGVDERGDAHLWRARDGQLKRDVALTLLVGDPADPEAARLARRTLERATHASKFGHGGVARVLDVLALGSGITSSEGLLGVVVAEWTKGSDLVDLVAQRPVAPAAAARMVQALAEAVEQAHQNGLVLGLDHPQRLRLTPNGALKLAFPGPLPEATLRDDVKALGAVLYLLLTGRWALPGGPPAIQPAPTTPQGRIVPPRQLMPMVPADLSSLAVRTIEDGGNGGIRTSAAILRMLDQVAEEEERTQLIKAVGGEAAEGEGTVWTTKKPVKDVARRRKLALGVTVLVVATVVILAWGGLMLINVFQGDSKASGPTINVAAPPASSQPAGQPPAPSQPAPPPSPAVGAAVKPQAVAVYNPEGKGDNTARAKYAIDDKPETQWRTEQYKQQFPAIKPGVGLVVTFKDPITLSQVKVVGGTPGTKVEIRSATEKNPDFADTKVVGNGDLKDGDTTIPLAQPTQGEYFIVWITSLGGEDGKFQTEIADLAFLPAG; this is encoded by the coding sequence GTGGACACGAGGCGGAGCGAACAGGCGGGGGGTGCGAACCACGTGGGCAAGGCCCAGGTCGGATCGCTGGCCCCCGGGCGCGTGGTCGGCGACGGCCGCTACCGCCTCCTCGCGCAGTTCGGCGTGGACGAGCGGGGTGACGCGCACCTTTGGCGTGCCCGCGACGGGCAGCTGAAGCGGGACGTCGCACTGACCCTGCTGGTCGGCGACCCGGCCGACCCGGAAGCCGCGCGGCTCGCGCGGCGCACCCTCGAACGCGCGACCCACGCGTCCAAGTTCGGCCACGGCGGCGTCGCCCGCGTGCTCGACGTGCTCGCTCTCGGCAGCGGCATCACCTCCAGCGAAGGCCTGCTCGGCGTCGTCGTCGCGGAGTGGACCAAGGGCAGCGACCTGGTCGACCTCGTCGCGCAGCGGCCGGTGGCGCCCGCCGCGGCCGCGCGGATGGTGCAGGCGCTGGCCGAAGCCGTCGAGCAGGCCCACCAGAACGGGCTCGTCCTCGGGCTCGACCACCCGCAGCGGCTGCGGCTGACGCCGAACGGCGCGCTGAAGCTCGCGTTCCCCGGCCCGCTGCCGGAGGCGACGCTGCGCGACGACGTCAAGGCGCTCGGCGCGGTCCTCTACCTGCTGCTGACCGGCCGCTGGGCGCTGCCCGGCGGTCCGCCCGCGATCCAGCCGGCCCCGACCACGCCGCAGGGGCGGATCGTCCCGCCGCGGCAGCTCATGCCGATGGTGCCCGCCGACCTGTCGTCGCTGGCCGTCCGCACGATCGAGGACGGCGGCAACGGCGGCATCCGCACCAGCGCGGCCATCCTCCGGATGCTCGACCAGGTGGCCGAGGAAGAGGAACGCACCCAGCTGATCAAGGCCGTCGGCGGCGAGGCCGCCGAGGGCGAGGGCACGGTCTGGACGACGAAGAAGCCGGTCAAGGACGTCGCGCGGCGGCGCAAGCTCGCGCTCGGCGTCACCGTGCTGGTGGTCGCGACCGTCGTCATCCTCGCCTGGGGCGGGCTGATGCTGATCAACGTCTTCCAGGGCGACTCGAAGGCGAGCGGGCCGACGATCAACGTCGCCGCGCCGCCGGCGTCGAGCCAGCCGGCCGGGCAGCCGCCCGCGCCGAGCCAGCCCGCGCCGCCGCCGTCGCCGGCCGTAGGCGCCGCGGTGAAGCCGCAGGCCGTCGCGGTCTACAACCCCGAGGGCAAGGGCGACAACACCGCGCGGGCGAAGTACGCGATCGACGACAAGCCCGAGACGCAGTGGCGCACCGAGCAGTACAAGCAGCAGTTCCCGGCCATCAAGCCGGGCGTCGGGCTGGTCGTCACCTTCAAGGACCCGATCACCCTGAGCCAGGTGAAGGTCGTGGGCGGCACGCCGGGAACGAAGGTCGAGATCCGCTCGGCGACCGAGAAGAACCCGGACTTCGCCGACACGAAGGTGGTCGGCAACGGCGACCTGAAGGACGGCGACACGACGATCCCGCTGGCTCAGCCCACCCAGGGCGAGTACTTCATCGTCTGGATCACCTCCCTGGGTGGCGAGGACGGGAAGTTCCAGACGGAAATCGCGGACCTGGCCTTCCTGCCTGCGGGGTGA
- the sigM gene encoding RNA polymerase sigma factor SigM — MTAAAPTDADLIAAHAAGDPHAFSELVQRHRDRMWAVALRTVRDPEEAADALQDAFISAFRAAGKFRAESQVTTWLHRIVVNACLDRIRRRQARPTVPLPETGFNEPATPRDSMAERETSLLVREALDQLPEDQRAPILLVDVEGYSVAETAKMLGIAEGTVKSRCARGRGKLAKVLGHLRNPDAIANVPTHESKRAGRQPGSGEGR; from the coding sequence GTGACAGCTGCAGCTCCCACGGATGCGGATCTGATAGCGGCTCACGCCGCGGGGGACCCTCATGCGTTCAGCGAACTCGTCCAGCGCCATCGCGACCGCATGTGGGCGGTCGCGCTGCGCACGGTCCGCGACCCGGAAGAGGCCGCCGACGCGTTGCAGGACGCGTTCATCTCGGCTTTCCGCGCCGCCGGCAAGTTCCGCGCGGAGTCGCAGGTCACGACCTGGCTGCACCGGATCGTGGTGAACGCCTGCCTCGACCGGATCCGCCGCCGCCAGGCGCGCCCGACCGTGCCGCTGCCGGAAACCGGCTTCAACGAGCCCGCCACCCCGCGCGACTCGATGGCCGAGCGCGAGACCAGCCTGCTGGTCCGCGAGGCGCTGGACCAGCTGCCCGAAGACCAGCGGGCCCCGATCCTGCTCGTCGACGTCGAGGGTTACTCCGTGGCCGAGACGGCGAAGATGCTGGGTATCGCCGAAGGCACGGTGAAGAGCCGGTGCGCCCGGGGCCGCGGAAAACTCGCGAAGGTTCTCGGACACCTGCGGAACCCCGATGCGATTGCGAACGTCCCAACTCACGAAAGCAAACGGGCCGGGCGTCAGCCGGGTAGCGGGGAGGGACGATGA